A portion of the Paucilactobacillus hokkaidonensis JCM 18461 genome contains these proteins:
- a CDS encoding MBG domain-containing protein produces MNDRKVHFKMYKDGKRWIVAGIALMSFGLSTVVTNNNNDALADDTNQANATSSAGSGATLSSASVVLQSSADSSNTVQSDSVATSQNSGADSSAINQADSDANSSASSVSATSSTSTGVTAASDAATSSTTPASVSSTSSLTTLIDPTSADIKAAETSGAAAYAATNTPQSFDAIAATASVTAPIIPSGVQLGLANFDWDAATNGFTWNDYLYITYGSQGVMNLTPYMQKFSDSIPLYGFYIVVPTSLTVTGGLNAVQNAANNYLKLLQSINYTITSLTAVQLPDTTDGREVYYIAPNSGANNWNADSANNGLPQTVKEQFYLPITTASSSDTVPDGYNVVVNAGTTADMGTQDVLLAGWSDNNTPLNADYQMITPSSMGMTDAYDNYLYGLTHSAYTTTMVYTVLNAKDTYTIIDESTGATLNTISTTGAEGSSYTRTSVGTDGGSLDTLAGLGITGGNYDASSITLEGNTDANWATEDVAYTVPTSEYDPSTQWVTNADTYNGSSYTIYVKETVPTTNITVSGGGKIYDGQSITDDSSSSFNPVLTITSPVDGSLLQTITMNSNDYTITGTDVNEINAGSYAITLTAQGIIDLEAANPTWSFTSVDPTAITNTYTITKKPATVTVTSINHTYDGKVVNPVATSTGVINGETIGIVSFNPYGPDVGSETVTPLDDGSSVNDNYEITWNSGTITIIAAEITPGTPNTPTDPVNPKDPSDNTPTPGTTQDLTGVTIIGAAKVYDGSATTDPTTYTVQGPSSYDDFVIPTLTDADFDLSGITSQNVGSYQVKLSAVGLKALQDANPNYDFDASDIQNALFVITPAAVKITANNNGKVYGTTDPTLTAQVSGVPTNGDAISASDYTVTRAAGENIGNYDETVVYTGGNANYKVSVEPGQFTITAAQITPPTDPNTPTDPVNPTDPGNNTPDPSDPQAMTGITIIGNTKTYDGDTTTDPTTYTVQGPSSYDDFVIPTLTDADFDLSGITSQNVGSYQVKLSAVGLKALQDANPNYDFDASDIQNALFVITPAAVKITANDNGKVYGTTDPTLTAKVSGVPTKGDAINTADYTVTRAAGENIGNYDETVVYTGGNANYKVSVEPGKFTITAAQITPPTDPNTPTDPVNPTDPGNNTPDPSDPQAMTGITIIGNTKTYDGDTTTDLTTYTVQGPSSYDDFVIPTLTDADFDLSGITSQNVGSYQVKLSAVGLKALQDANPNYDFDASDIQNALFVITPAAVTITANDNGKVYGTTDPTLTAQVSGVPTNGDAISASDYAVTRAAGENIGNYDETVVYTGGNANYKVSVKPGQFTITAAQITPPTDPNTPTDPVNPTDPGNNTPDPSDPQAMTGITIIGNTKTYDGDATTDPTTYTVQGPSSYDDFVIPTLTDADFDLSGITSQNVGSYQVKLSAVGLKALQDANPNYDFDASDIQNALFVITPAAVKITANNNGKVYGTTDPTLTAQVSGVPTNGDAISASDYTVTRAAGENIGNYDETVVYTGGNANYKVSVEPGQFTITAAQITPPTDPNTPTDPVNPTDPGNNTPDPSDPQAMTGITIIGNTKTYDGDTTTDPTTYTVQGPSSYDDFVIPTLTDADFDLSGITSQNVGSYQVKLSAVGLKALQDANPNYDFDASDIQNALFVITPAAVTITANDNGKVYGTTDPTLTAQVSGVPTNGDAISASDYAVTRAAGENIGNYDETVVYTGGNANYKVSVKPGQFTITAAQITPPTDPNTPTDPVNPTDPGNNTPDPSDPQAMTGITIIGNTKTYDGDTTTDPTTYTVQGPSSYDDFVIPTLTDADFDLSGITSQNVGSYQVKLSAVGLKALQDANPNYDFDASDIQNALFVITPAAVTITANDNGKVYGTTDPTLTAQVSGVPTNGDAISASDYAVTRAAGENIGNYDETVVYTGGNANYKVSVKPGQFTITAAQITPPTDPNTPTDPVNPTDPGNNTPDPSDPQAMTGITIIGNTKTYDGDTTTDPTTYTVQGPSSYDDFVIPTLTDADFDLSGITSQNVGSYQVKLSAVGLKALQDANPNYDFDASDIQNALFVITPAAVTITANDNGKVYGTTDPTLTAQVSGVPTNGDAISASDYTVTRAAGENIGNYDETVVYTGGNANYKVSVEPGQFTIAAAQITPPTDPNTPTDPVNPTDPGNNTPDPSDPQAMTGITIIGNTKTYDGDTTTDPTTYTVQGPSSYDDFVIPTLTDADFDLSGITSQNVGSYQVKLSAVGLKALQDANPNYDFDASDIQNALFVITPAAVTITANDNGKVYGTTDPTLTAQVSGVPTNGDAISASDYAVTRAAGENIGNYDETVVYTGGNANYKVSVEPGQFTIAAAQITPPTDPNTPTDPVNPTDPGNNTPDPSDPQAMTGITIIGNTKTYDGDTTTDPTTYTVQGPSSYDDFVIPTLTDADFDLSGITSQNVGSYQVKLSAVGLKALQDANPNYDFDASDIQNALFVITPAAVTITANDNGKVYGTTDPMLTAQVSGVPTNGDAISASDYAVTRAAGENIGNYDETVVYTGGNANYKVSVKPGQFTITAAQITSPTDPNTPTDPVNPTDPGNNTPDPSDPQAMTGITIIGNTKTYDGDTTTDPTTYTVQGPSSYDDFVIPTLTDADFDLSGITSQNVGSYQVKLSAVGLKALQDANPNYDFDASDIQNALFVITPAAVTITANDNGKVYGTTDPMLTAQVSGVPTNGDAISASDYAVTRAAGENIGNYDETVVYTGGNANYKVSVKPGQFTITAAQITPPTDPNTPTDPVNPTDPGNNTPDPSDPQAMTGITIIGNTKTYDGDTTTDPTTYTVQGPSSYDDFVIPTLTDADFDLSGITSQNVGSYQVKLSAVGLKALQDANPNYDFDASDIQNALFVITPAAVTITANDNGKVYGTTDPTLTAQVSGVPTNGDAISASDYAVTRAAGENIGNYDETVVYTGGNANYKVSVKPGQFTITAAQITPPTDPNTPTDPVNPTDPGNNTPDPSDPQAMTGITIIGNTKTYDGDATTDPTTYTVQGPSSYDDFVIPTLTDADFDLSGITSQNVGSYQVKLSAVGLKALQDANPNYDFDASDIQNALFVITPAAVTITANDNGKVYGTTDPTLTAQVSGVPTNGDAISASDYTVTRAAGENIGNYDETVVYTGGNANYKVSVEPGQFTITPALVDSNQVFLTDGSKVYDGKTIEYTPTLSVTLPDGTSLSSVVLTPDDYTVVPNGSNTNDEATNAGTYSIELNTNGITKLENVNSNYDFTGITPSDVTAVYNIEAIIVVQYLKAGSTDVLAEGYQENGNIGISYTTSEKIISGYTIVPMPANASGNYTKNVDTVTYYYTVNYTVTPVDPNGNPIPGASTGTGTGNPGNPIDPGSTPSVPGYTATPTTDETVPNEPGNVDVTYTPDTKNVLVHYDVVGTTTAIVPDQTVHGAYGTDYSTEAKTINGYTLVGTPTNATGTYGLTNGDVTYYYTVNYTVTPVDPNGNPIPGVSTGTGTGNPGDPIDSGSTPSVPGYTATPTTDETVPNEPGNVDVTYTPDQETVVVHYKVVGTNSTAAAGRTITGAFGDGYTTTPLSINGYTWNGVTPANATGTYGTSNDDVTYYYTVNYNIVPVDPNGNPIPGTTTTPETGTPGEPIKVPNIPGYIVKVIPNVPDQPGDVTVVYVKIPSTKPTTPAQPITTATPTVIPTKVVQRQETNLQPVVQNHAESKRLPQTGEKDSAVSEVVGLSLLLSVFSFFGIKRRRHEEK; encoded by the coding sequence ATGAATGACCGAAAAGTACATTTTAAGATGTATAAAGATGGTAAGAGATGGATTGTTGCTGGAATCGCGTTAATGTCATTTGGTTTAAGCACAGTTGTGACGAATAATAATAATGATGCATTGGCTGATGATACTAATCAAGCAAATGCGACTAGTAGTGCTGGGAGTGGCGCAACTTTGTCATCTGCTAGTGTTGTGTTGCAATCAAGTGCAGATTCAAGTAATACAGTACAATCGGACAGTGTTGCCACAAGCCAAAATAGTGGTGCTGATAGTTCGGCAATTAATCAGGCTGATAGTGATGCTAATAGTTCAGCAAGCAGTGTTAGTGCAACAAGTAGTACGTCAACTGGTGTAACGGCTGCTTCAGATGCAGCTACTTCAAGTACAACACCGGCATCAGTTAGTTCTACCAGTTCATTAACAACGCTAATCGATCCGACATCAGCGGATATTAAGGCAGCAGAGACGTCTGGTGCAGCTGCTTATGCTGCAACAAATACGCCACAGTCATTTGATGCAATAGCCGCGACAGCGAGTGTCACGGCTCCGATTATTCCTTCGGGTGTCCAACTGGGTCTTGCTAACTTTGATTGGGATGCTGCTACTAACGGGTTTACTTGGAATGATTATTTATATATAACTTATGGATCTCAAGGCGTCATGAATTTAACACCATATATGCAAAAATTTAGTGATTCAATTCCTTTATATGGTTTTTATATTGTTGTGCCAACTTCATTGACTGTTACCGGTGGATTAAATGCAGTTCAGAATGCAGCTAATAATTATCTTAAACTTTTACAAAGTATTAATTATACGATTACATCTTTAACGGCAGTTCAGCTTCCAGATACAACGGATGGACGGGAGGTCTATTATATCGCACCTAATTCAGGTGCTAATAATTGGAATGCAGATTCGGCCAATAATGGACTACCACAAACAGTTAAAGAGCAATTTTATTTACCGATTACCACTGCTTCTTCATCCGACACGGTACCAGATGGTTATAATGTTGTTGTTAATGCTGGAACTACTGCTGATATGGGTACACAGGATGTACTCTTGGCAGGCTGGAGTGACAATAATACCCCGTTAAATGCTGATTACCAAATGATTACGCCGTCGTCAATGGGGATGACGGATGCTTACGATAATTATTTGTATGGGTTGACTCATAGTGCCTATACAACCACTATGGTTTATACGGTTCTGAATGCAAAAGATACGTATACAATTATTGATGAAAGTACAGGAGCAACATTAAATACGATTTCAACAACTGGTGCAGAAGGGAGTAGTTATACTCGAACAAGCGTTGGTACGGACGGTGGTTCACTTGATACTCTGGCTGGATTAGGAATTACAGGTGGCAATTATGATGCCAGTTCAATTACTCTTGAGGGCAACACAGATGCTAATTGGGCAACTGAAGATGTGGCTTATACAGTTCCCACTAGTGAATACGATCCCTCGACTCAGTGGGTTACAAATGCGGATACTTACAACGGTTCTTCATATACAATTTATGTAAAAGAGACCGTTCCTACAACTAATATCACAGTTAGTGGTGGTGGAAAGATATATGATGGGCAATCAATCACTGATGATAGTAGTAGTTCATTTAATCCTGTATTAACGATTACATCACCGGTAGATGGATCGCTATTACAAACAATTACTATGAATTCCAATGATTATACAATTACTGGAACTGATGTAAATGAAATTAATGCTGGTTCGTATGCAATTACGCTTACAGCACAGGGAATTATTGATTTGGAGGCTGCTAATCCAACTTGGAGCTTTACTAGTGTTGATCCAACAGCAATTACTAATACGTATACCATAACTAAGAAGCCCGCGACTGTCACAGTTACGTCAATTAATCATACTTATGATGGTAAGGTAGTGAATCCTGTTGCTACATCAACCGGGGTAATTAATGGGGAGACAATCGGAATTGTTTCATTTAACCCATATGGGCCTGATGTAGGTAGTGAGACAGTCACACCTTTAGATGATGGTAGTTCAGTAAATGACAACTATGAAATTACTTGGAATTCTGGGACGATTACCATAATAGCTGCTGAAATCACACCAGGAACACCAAATACACCAACAGATCCAGTAAATCCGAAGGATCCAAGTGATAACACACCAACACCAGGAACCACACAAGATTTAACTGGAGTAACTATTATTGGTGCTGCAAAAGTATATGATGGCAGCGCAACAACAGATCCAACGACGTATACCGTTCAAGGGCCATCAAGTTACGATGACTTTGTCATCCCAACGTTGACTGACGCTGATTTTGATTTAAGTGGAATTACTAGTCAAAATGTAGGCTCGTATCAGGTGAAGTTATCAGCCGTAGGCTTGAAAGCATTACAAGATGCTAATCCAAATTATGATTTCGATGCTAGTGATATTCAAAATGCCTTGTTTGTGATTACGCCAGCGGCGGTTAAAATTACGGCTAATAACAATGGTAAAGTGTACGGGACAACAGATCCAACGCTAACCGCACAGGTCAGTGGGGTCCCAACAAACGGTGATGCGATTAGCGCCAGTGATTACACAGTTACGCGTGCAGCTGGAGAAAATATTGGCAACTATGACGAAACAGTTGTTTATACTGGCGGCAATGCCAATTACAAGGTAAGTGTTGAACCTGGTCAATTTACAATCACGGCAGCCCAGATTACACCACCAACGGATCCTAATACACCAACAGATCCAGTGAACCCGACGGATCCAGGTAACAACACGCCAGATCCAAGTGATCCACAAGCGATGACCGGAATTACAATCATTGGAAATACAAAGACGTATGATGGCGACACAACAACAGATCCAACGACGTATACCGTTCAAGGGCCATCAAGTTACGATGACTTTGTCATCCCAACGTTGACTGACGCTGATTTTGATTTAAGTGGAATTACTAGTCAAAATGTAGGCTCGTATCAGGTGAAGTTATCAGCCGTAGGCTTGAAAGCATTACAAGATGCTAATCCAAATTATGATTTCGATGCTAGTGATATTCAAAATGCATTGTTTGTGATTACGCCAGCGGCGGTTAAAATTACGGCTAATGACAATGGTAAAGTATACGGGACAACAGATCCAACGCTAACCGCGAAGGTCAGTGGGGTCCCGACTAAAGGTGATGCGATTAACACCGCTGATTACACAGTTACGCGTGCAGCTGGAGAAAATATTGGCAACTATGATGAAACAGTTGTTTATACTGGTGGCAATGCCAATTACAAGGTAAGTGTTGAACCTGGTAAATTTACAATCACGGCAGCCCAGATTACACCACCAACGGATCCTAATACACCAACAGATCCAGTGAATCCGACGGATCCAGGTAACAACACGCCAGATCCAAGTGATCCACAAGCGATGACTGGAATTACAATCATTGGAAATACAAAGACGTATGATGGCGACACAACAACAGATCTAACGACGTATACGGTTCAAGGACCATCAAGTTACGATGACTTTGTCATCCCAACGTTGACTGACGCTGATTTTGATTTAAGTGGAATTACTAGTCAAAATGTAGGCTCGTATCAGGTGAAGTTATCAGCCGTAGGCTTGAAAGCATTACAAGATGCTAATCCAAATTATGATTTCGATGCTAGTGATATTCAAAATGCACTGTTTGTGATTACGCCAGCGGCGGTTACAATTACTGCTAATGACAATGGTAAAGTGTACGGGACAACAGATCCAACGCTAACCGCACAGGTCAGCGGGGTCCCAACAAACGGTGATGCGATTAGCGCCAGTGATTACGCAGTTACGCGTGCAGCTGGAGAAAATATTGGCAACTATGACGAAACAGTTGTTTATACTGGCGGCAATGCCAATTACAAGGTAAGTGTTAAACCTGGTCAATTTACAATCACAGCAGCCCAAATTACACCACCAACGGATCCTAATACACCAACAGATCCAGTGAATCCGACGGATCCAGGTAACAACACGCCAGATCCAAGTGATCCACAAGCGATGACTGGAATTACAATCATTGGAAATACAAAGACGTATGATGGCGACGCAACAACAGATCCAACGACGTATACCGTTCAAGGACCATCAAGTTACGATGACTTTGTCATCCCAACGTTGACTGACGCTGATTTTGATTTAAGTGGAATTACTAGTCAAAATGTAGGTTCGTATCAGGTGAAGTTATCAGCCGTAGGCTTGAAAGCATTACAAGATGCTAATCCAAATTATGATTTCGATGCTAGTGATATTCAAAATGCCTTGTTTGTGATTACGCCAGCGGCGGTTAAAATTACGGCTAATAACAATGGTAAAGTGTACGGGACAACAGATCCAACGCTAACCGCACAGGTCAGTGGGGTCCCAACAAACGGTGATGCGATTAGCGCCAGTGATTACACAGTTACGCGTGCAGCTGGAGAAAATATTGGCAACTATGACGAAACAGTTGTTTATACTGGCGGCAATGCCAATTACAAGGTAAGTGTTGAACCTGGTCAATTTACAATCACGGCAGCCCAGATTACACCACCAACGGATCCTAATACACCAACAGATCCAGTGAACCCGACGGATCCAGGTAACAACACGCCAGATCCAAGTGATCCACAAGCGATGACCGGAATTACAATCATTGGAAATACAAAGACGTATGATGGCGACACAACAACAGATCCAACGACGTATACCGTTCAAGGGCCATCAAGTTACGATGACTTTGTCATCCCAACGTTGACTGACGCTGATTTTGATTTAAGTGGAATTACTAGTCAAAATGTAGGCTCGTATCAGGTGAAGTTATCAGCCGTAGGCTTGAAAGCATTACAAGATGCTAATCCAAATTATGATTTCGATGCTAGTGATATTCAAAATGCCTTGTTTGTGATTACGCCAGCGGCGGTTACAATTACTGCTAATGACAATGGTAAAGTGTACGGGACAACAGATCCAACGCTAACCGCACAGGTCAGCGGGGTCCCAACAAACGGTGATGCGATTAGCGCCAGTGATTACGCAGTTACGCGTGCAGCTGGAGAAAATATTGGCAACTATGACGAAACAGTTGTTTATACTGGCGGCAATGCCAATTACAAGGTAAGTGTTAAACCTGGTCAATTTACAATCACAGCAGCCCAAATTACACCACCAACGGATCCTAATACACCAACAGATCCAGTGAATCCGACGGATCCAGGTAACAACACGCCAGATCCAAGTGATCCACAAGCGATGACTGGAATTACAATCATTGGAAATACAAAGACGTATGATGGCGACACAACAACAGATCCAACGACGTATACGGTTCAAGGACCATCAAGTTACGATGACTTTGTCATCCCAACGTTGACTGACGCTGATTTTGATTTAAGTGGAATTACTAGTCAAAATGTAGGCTCGTATCAGGTGAAGTTATCAGCCGTAGGCTTGAAAGCATTACAAGATGCTAATCCAAATTATGATTTCGATGCTAGTGATATTCAAAATGCATTGTTTGTGATTACGCCAGCGGCGGTTACAATTACGGCTAATGACAATGGTAAAGTGTACGGGACAACAGATCCAACGCTAACCGCACAGGTCAGCGGGGTCCCAACAAACGGTGATGCGATTAGCGCCAGTGATTACGCAGTTACGCGTGCAGCTGGAGAAAATATTGGCAACTATGACGAAACAGTTGTTTATACTGGCGGCAATGCCAATTACAAGGTAAGTGTTAAACCTGGTCAATTTACAATCACAGCAGCCCAAATTACACCACCAACGGATCCTAATACACCAACAGATCCAGTGAATCCGACGGATCCAGGTAACAACACGCCAGATCCAAGTGATCCACAAGCGATGACTGGAATTACAATCATTGGAAATACAAAGACGTATGATGGCGACACAACAACAGATCCAACGACGTATACGGTTCAAGGACCATCAAGTTACGATGACTTTGTCATCCCAACGTTGACTGACGCTGATTTTGATTTAAGTGGAATTACTAGTCAAAATGTAGGCTCGTATCAGGTGAAGTTATCAGCCGTAGGCTTGAAAGCATTACAAGATGCTAATCCAAATTATGATTTCGATGCTAGTGATATTCAAAATGCATTGTTTGTGATTACGCCAGCGGCGGTTACAATTACTGCTAATGACAATGGTAAAGTGTACGGGACAACAGATCCAACGCTAACCGCACAGGTCAGCGGGGTCCCAACAAACGGTGATGCGATTAGCGCCAGTGATTACACAGTTACGCGTGCAGCTGGAGAAAATATTGGCAACTATGACGAAACAGTTGTTTATACTGGCGGCAATGCCAATTACAAGGTAAGCGTTGAACCTGGTCAATTTACAATTGCGGCAGCCCAGATTACACCACCAACGGATCCTAATACACCAACAGATCCAGTGAATCCGACGGATCCAGGTAACAACACGCCAGATCCAAGTGATCCACAAGCGATGACTGGAATTACAATCATTGGAAATACAAAGACGTATGATGGCGACACAACAACAGATCCAACGACGTATACGGTTCAAGGACCATCAAGTTACGATGACTTTGTCATCCCAACGTTGACTGACGCTGATTTTGATTTAAGTGGAATTACTAGTCAAAATGTAGGCTCGTATCAGGTGAAGTTATCAGCCGTAGGCTTGAAAGCATTACAAGATGCTAATCCAAATTATGATTTCGATGCTAGTGATATTCAAAATGCACTGTTTGTGATTACGCCAGCGGCGGTTACAATTACTGCTAATGACAATGGTAAAGTGTACGGGACAACAGATCCAACGCTAACCGCACAGGTCAGCGGGGTCCCAACAAACGGTGATGCGATTAGCGCCAGTGATTACGCAGTTACGCGTGCAGCTGGAGAAAATATTGGCAACTATGACGAAACAGTTGTTTATACTGGCGGCAATGCCAATTACAAGGTAAGCGTTGAACCTGGTCAATTTACAATTGCGGCAGCCCAGATTACACCACCAACGGATCCTAATACACCAACAGATCCAGTGAATCCGACGGATCCAGGTAACAACACGCCAGATCCAAGTGATCCACAAGCGATGACTGGAATTACAATCATTGGAAATACAAAGACGTATGATGGCGACACAACAACAGATCCAACGACGTATACGGTTCAAGGACCATCAAGTTACGATGACTTTGTCATCCCAACGTTGACTGACGCTGATTTTGATTTAAGTGGAATTACTAGTCAAAATGTAGGCTCGTATCAGGTGAAGTTATCAGCCGTAGGCTTGAAAGCATTACAAGATGCTAATCCAAATTATGATTTCGATGCTAGTGATATTCAAAATGCACTGTTTGTGATTACGCCAGCGGCGGTTACAATTACTGCTAATGACAATGGTAAAGTGTACGGGACAACAGATCCAATGCTAACCGCACAGGTCAGCGGGGTCCCAACAAACGGTGATGCGATTAGCGCCAGTGATTACGCAGTTACGCGTGCAGCTGGAGAAAATATTGGCAACTATGACGAAACAGTTGTTTATACTGGCGGCAATGCCAATTACAAGGTAAGTGTTAAACCTGGTCAATTTACAATCACAGCAGCCCAAATTACATCACCAACGGATCCTAATACACCAACAGATCCAGTGAATCCGACGGATCCAGGTAACAACACGCCAGATCCAAGTGATCCACAAGCGATGACTGGAATTACAATCATTGGAAATACAAAGACGTATGATGGCGACACAACAACAGATCCAACGACGTATACGGTTCAAGGACCATCAAGTTACGATGACTTTGTCATCCCAACGTTGACTGACGCTGATTTTGATTTAAGTGGAATTACTAGTCAAAATGTAGGCTCGTATCAGGTGAAGTTATCAGCCGTAGGCTTGAAAGCATTACAAGATGCTAATCCAAATTATGATTTCGATGCTAGTGATATTCAAAATGCATTGTTTGTGATTACGCCAGCGGCGGTTACAATTACTGCTAATGACAATGGTAAAGTGTACGGGACAACAGATCCAATGCTAACCGCACAGGTCAGCGGGGTCCCAACAAACGGTGATGCGATTAGCGCCAGTGATTACGCAGTTACGCGTGCAGCTGGAGAAAATATTGGCAACTATGACGAAACAGTTGTTTATACTGGCGGCAATGCCAATTACAAGGTAAGTGTTAAACCTGGTCAATTTACAATCACAGCAGCCCAAATTACACCACCAACGGATCCTAATACACCAACAGATCCAGTGAATCCGACGGATCCAGGTAACAACACGCCAGATCCAAGTGATCCACAAGCGATGACTGGAATTACAATCATTGGAAATACAAAGACGTATGATGGCGACACAACAACAGATCCAACGACGTATACGGTTCAAGGACCATCAAGTTACGATGACTTTGTCATCCCAACGTTGACTGACGCTGATTTTGATTTAAGTGGAATTACTAGTCAAAATGTAGGCTCGTATCAGGTGAAGTTATCAGCCGTAGGCTTGAAAGCATTACAAGATGCTAATCCAAATTATGATTTCGATGCTAGTGATATTCAAAATGCATTGTTTGTGATTACGCCAGCGGCGGTTACAATTACTGCTAATGACAATGGTAAAGTGTACGGGACAACAGATCCAACGCTAACCGCACAGGTCAGCGGGGTCCCAACTAACGGTGATGCGATTAGCGCCAGTGATTACGCAGTTACGCGTGCAGCTGGAGAAAATATTGGCAACTATGACGAAACAGTTGTTTATACTGGCGGCAATGCCAATTACAAGGTAAGTGTTAAACCTGGTCAATTTACAATCACAGCAGCCCAAATTACACCACCAACGGATCCTAATACACCAACAGATCCAGTGAATCCGACGGATCCAGGTAACAACACGCCAGATCCAAGTGATCCACAAGCGATGACTGGAATTACAATCATTGGAAATACAAAGACGTATGATGGCGACGCAACAACAGATCCAACGACGTATACCGTTCAAGGACCATCAAGTTACGATGACTTTGTCATCCCAACGTTGACTGACGCTGATTTTGATTTAAGTGGAATTACTAGTCAAAATGTAGGTTCGTATCAGGTGAAGTTATCAGCCGTAGGCTTGAAAGCATTACAAGATGCTAATCCAAATTATGATTTCGATGCTAGTGATATTCAAAATGCACTGTTTGTGATTACGCCAGCGGCGGTTACAATTACTGCTAATGACAATGGTAAGGTGTACGGGACAACAGATCCGACGCTAACCGCACAGGTCAGTGGGGTCCCAACAAACGGTGATGCGATTAGCGCCAGTGATTACACAGTTACGCGTGCAGCTGGAGAAAATATTGGCAACTATGACGAAACAGTTGTTTATACTGGCGGCAATGCCAATTACAAGGTAAGTGTTGAACCTGGTCAATTTACAATTACGCCTGCTTTAGTTGATTCAAATCAAGTTTTCTTAACTGATGGTTCGAAAGTTTATGATGGTAAGACGATTGAGTACACACCGACTCTTTCAGTTACGTTACCTGATGGTACTAGTTTATCTTCGGTTGTTTTGACCCCAGATGACTATACTGTTGTACCAAATGGATCAAACACAAATGATGAGGCTACTAATGCTGGAACTTATTCAATTGAATTGAACACTAATGGTATAACAAAACTTGAAAATGTTAATTCTAATTATGACTTTACCGGGATTACACCAAGTGATGTGACGGCAGTCTATAATATTGAGGCGATTATTGTGGTACAGTACCTGAAGGCTGGTTCAACGGATGTATTAGCTGAGGGATATCAAGAAAACGGAAATATTGGTATTAGTTATACTACGAGTGAGAAGATCATTTCTGGGTACACAATTGTACCAATGCCTGCTAATGCAAGCGGTAATTATACTAAGAACGTTGATACCGTAACTTATTACTACACAGTTAATTACACAGTCACACCAGTAGATCCAAATGGTAATCCAATTCCAGGTGCCTCAACTGGCACTGGAACTGGTAACCCAGGCAACCCAATAGATCCTGGTTCTACACCATCGGTTCCTGGCTATACAGCAACCCCAACTACTGATGAAACGGTGCCAAATGAACCAGGCAATGTTGATGTGACGTATACGCCAGATACCAAAAATGTATTGGTCCATTACGATGTTGTTGGCACAACAACGGCTATTGTTCCAGACCAAACTGTACATGGTGCTTATGGTACCGACTACAGTACAGAAGCCAAAACAATTAATGGTTACACATTAGTTGGTACACCAACTAATGCAACTGGTACGTATGGATTGACCAACGGTGATGTAACCTATTACTACACAGTTAATTACACAGTTACACCGGTGGATCCAAATGGTAATCCAATTCCAGGTGTCTCAACTGGTACTGGGACTGGTAATCCAGGTGACCCAATAGATTCTGGTTCTACACCATCGGTTCCTGGCTATACAGCAACCCCAACTACTGATGAAACGGTGCCAAATGAACCAGGCAATGTTGACGTAACCTACACGCCAGATCAAGAAACGGTGGTTGTTCATTATAAAGTTGTGGGTACTAATTCAACTGCAGCAGCAGGTAGAACAATAACTGGAGCTTTTGGTGACGGATATACTACAACTCCATTGAGTATCAATGGTTACACTTGGAATGGTGTGACACCGGCTAACGCAACGGGGACTTATGGTACAAGTAATGATGATGTGACATACTATTACACGGTTAATTACAACATTGTGCCGGTGGACCCTAATGGCAACCCAATTCCAGGAACCACTACCACCCCAGAAACGGGTACACCTGGCGAACCAATTAAGGTTCCTAATATTCCTGGTTACATTGTAAAAGTTATTCCAAACGTACCAGATCAGCCAGGTGATGTAACGGTTGTGTACGTCAAGATTCCATCGACGAAACCAACGACTCCAGCACAACCAATCACTACAGCCACACCTACAGTTATTCCAACTAAGGTAGTGCAACGGCAGGAGACCAATCTACAGCCCGTTGTGCAGAATCATGCTGAATCAAAGCGATTACCCCAAACTGGTGAAAAAGATTCGGCTGTTTCTGAAGTGGTCGGACTATCATTATTGCTCAGCGTATTTTCGTTCTTTGGAATTAAAAGACGGCGACACGAAGAGAAATAA